One Ktedonobacteraceae bacterium genomic region harbors:
- a CDS encoding ABC transporter transmembrane domain-containing protein, whose amino-acid sequence MLLFKFLFRNLKGFRLLIALAIIVTVLQVVSTIAAAFPLKFIPAKVTNAGNDPACTFGFLNPLLDKFDIPLFDPSLAPLTPNGPNQTPGLTPCPISPSDPNPILVTTHHSTNGVIIFSVLMLIVFGTISALLAYLDLYLASYIAQHLTARLRNQLFEHLQRLSLDWHGKQKKGDLVQRITGNIADIEKLVTDGLVDLLAAVLTLTVIVAVMLFLSSAYTVIALTIVPALFMITLGYTKNIKAATKTAARASGQVADVATEDINALTVIKVFTREEREALRFGDYVDKNRKAGLRAGSLQAQFAPLVSFLVSLGTAAVIGVGGYVAAGNAFRLGFFTIPAASVDIGTLVLFLIFLGLLYQPMRDLSKLTALYGTAASGAERIQEVLDQAPEVLESKTPYAGPTKLKGDIRFENVVFGYAADQPILKGINLHIPAGKKVALVGLSGGGKTTLVKLIPRFYEIQQGSVKIDGVDNRAYPLTVLRQNVSMVLQDSVLFEGTVAENIAIGKPGAPLYEVIEAAKKANIHETIIRDLGGYDGMIREQGKNLSGGQRQRMAIARAILRDAPILILDEPTAALDVESESEVLHALETLIVGRTVIMISHRLSTLGNVEEIIVLKNGQIAEQGTFQELKRRGGVFAALLAEQNRYNLEKAAEKSIIRSAFVPLDAYEQWQRQQVPAQPPRPAGFQAAAVPVPPAGQNVPFSPPPLGQPQPPIYAPARPDGNGRQRQQQQQVVLPALPQQARVRIELDGRVIGERALNKPIMTVGRLSSNDVQIPSQRVSRLHARIRQENGGWVIEDADSLNGMLYHGQRIDHLTLNNGDRIYFAPTAVLQFVTS is encoded by the coding sequence ATGTTATTATTCAAATTTCTCTTTCGCAACCTGAAAGGGTTCCGCCTGCTCATCGCACTTGCCATCATAGTGACCGTTTTGCAGGTAGTCAGCACTATAGCCGCTGCATTCCCCCTCAAATTTATTCCGGCCAAGGTCACCAATGCTGGTAACGATCCAGCCTGCACCTTCGGCTTTCTCAATCCCTTACTCGATAAATTCGACATCCCCCTGTTTGATCCATCGCTTGCTCCATTGACGCCAAACGGTCCAAATCAGACGCCAGGATTGACGCCATGTCCCATTTCACCCTCGGACCCAAATCCCATATTAGTCACTACCCATCATAGTACCAACGGTGTGATCATCTTTTCGGTATTGATGCTCATCGTCTTTGGCACAATATCCGCGTTATTGGCCTACCTGGACCTCTACCTCGCGAGTTATATCGCGCAACATTTGACGGCCAGACTGCGCAACCAGTTGTTTGAACACCTGCAACGCCTATCGCTCGACTGGCATGGCAAGCAGAAGAAAGGCGATCTGGTGCAACGCATCACCGGCAATATCGCCGACATCGAGAAACTCGTCACCGATGGCCTGGTAGACCTGCTCGCCGCCGTTTTGACGCTGACAGTGATTGTGGCCGTCATGCTCTTCCTCAGCTCAGCCTACACCGTCATCGCGCTGACGATTGTGCCCGCTTTGTTCATGATTACGCTGGGCTATACGAAGAACATCAAGGCGGCTACGAAGACGGCGGCCAGGGCATCGGGCCAGGTCGCGGATGTAGCGACCGAAGATATCAACGCGCTCACCGTGATCAAGGTCTTCACGCGCGAAGAGAGGGAAGCGCTGCGCTTTGGCGATTACGTCGATAAGAACCGCAAGGCAGGATTGCGCGCCGGTAGCCTGCAGGCGCAATTCGCTCCTCTCGTCAGCTTCCTGGTATCACTGGGTACGGCGGCCGTCATCGGTGTCGGAGGCTACGTCGCCGCCGGTAACGCTTTTCGACTCGGCTTTTTCACCATTCCGGCCGCTAGCGTGGATATCGGCACGCTGGTGCTGTTCCTCATCTTCCTTGGCCTGCTCTACCAGCCGATGCGCGACCTTTCTAAACTGACTGCCCTTTATGGCACTGCCGCATCCGGCGCGGAACGCATTCAAGAGGTGCTGGACCAGGCGCCAGAAGTATTAGAGAGCAAGACGCCCTATGCCGGGCCAACCAAGCTGAAAGGCGATATTCGCTTTGAGAATGTCGTCTTTGGCTACGCGGCAGATCAACCTATCCTCAAGGGTATCAACCTGCATATTCCCGCGGGAAAGAAGGTCGCGCTCGTCGGCCTTTCCGGCGGCGGTAAAACAACGCTGGTCAAGCTGATCCCACGCTTTTATGAAATTCAGCAGGGTTCGGTGAAGATTGACGGCGTTGATAACCGCGCCTACCCGCTGACTGTGCTACGGCAAAATGTGAGCATGGTGTTACAGGACTCGGTGTTGTTTGAGGGGACGGTGGCCGAAAATATTGCCATTGGCAAGCCCGGCGCGCCGCTGTATGAAGTGATCGAGGCGGCGAAAAAGGCCAACATTCACGAGACTATCATACGCGACCTCGGCGGCTATGATGGCATGATTCGCGAACAGGGCAAGAATCTGTCGGGAGGCCAGCGCCAGCGTATGGCTATCGCGCGCGCCATCCTGCGCGATGCCCCCATCCTCATCCTGGATGAACCGACCGCCGCGCTGGATGTCGAATCGGAGTCCGAGGTGCTACACGCGCTGGAAACATTGATTGTTGGACGCACGGTGATCATGATTTCACACCGTCTGAGCACACTGGGCAATGTCGAGGAGATCATCGTACTCAAGAATGGACAGATTGCCGAGCAGGGAACATTCCAGGAGTTGAAGCGCAGAGGTGGGGTCTTCGCGGCGCTGCTGGCGGAGCAGAACCGCTATAACCTGGAAAAGGCCGCCGAGAAGTCCATTATCCGTTCGGCCTTCGTGCCGCTGGATGCCTACGAGCAATGGCAGCGGCAACAGGTGCCAGCACAGCCACCACGCCCGGCCGGTTTCCAGGCTGCCGCTGTACCGGTGCCTCCGGCAGGACAAAACGTGCCATTCTCGCCCCCACCGCTCGGCCAACCGCAGCCGCCCATCTATGCCCCTGCGCGCCCGGATGGAAACGGCCGGCAGCGCCAACAGCAACAGCAGGTAGTGCTGCCTGCCCTTCCCCAGCAAGCGCGTGTACGAATCGAGCTGGACGGCAGAGTCATCGGCGAACGAGCGCTTAACAAACCCATCATGACCGTTGGGCGGCTGTCATCAAATGATGTGCAAATACCCTCGCAGCGTGTATCGCGATTGCACGCCAGGATACGCCAGGAGAACGGGGGGTGGGTGATCGAGGATGCGGACAGCCTGAACGGCATGCTCTACCACGGCCAGCGCATCGACCACCTCACGCTCAACAATGGTGATCGCATTTACTTTGCCCCCACGGCGGTGCTGCAATTCGTCACATCTTAA
- a CDS encoding phosphotransferase yields MHICLIMDNPETPRHPVIAPVLKALRSNHTIRLLDVRPLTGKEAIAEEAQYPRADLYLLKSHAPQALEVARALEQQGALVVNSWASSVTCQDRVLMAQRMREANLPWPHTVSFESLKALASNTSFLAKLSFPVILKSRFSHRGDLVALVRGREQLEELANNWSEEPVVLQEYAAGDGWDIKLWVIDQQIFAARRRTPLEPEASKEDFVIPADELPADWAHIALEIGRIFNMRLYGVDLLMTAKGPIIVDVNGFPGFRGVPGADRALVKLVEKLVQSTVSIIDLPGIVISLFERAHQPLSSEPGKQVGLFVRYLRRKPARGLAVIYAVDKPGYRGAGHTQDPQRLVSLTLDEKALDGAYIRFDRGEAQEAALEVQPSGVLRAEELGLSVQAFPADNGLPALAASCDTSQEGPVFAALQQAARTLLEDNDWRLVNARAEAVRYKPASRCVVRYHLTLAQGEELRQMILYGKVYADPQQAQAVQALQQRLYDEQVAMPGNRTAGQELRSPILPRPLGLLADLGITLNEAIQPADPQERAITGTQAMQPAIERGQGGEIVAITIPVEELRMTAIALARLHNSAVRANETGPRRGSKEARRARERAALIAAHNPAQAEVVQQLAEQLASGLEMLEPDMYRPAHGGFKPSQLLFHSHQVFVVDFDGFCLADAALDVGYFLAYLRPNGLWYRRAGMREWFEAASHEFVSTYAQAMRDLDTSEEAIQGILERSQLYEAALIFKIATRRVNRLNSPRPKELSAMLDEIAACLSTNFRRM; encoded by the coding sequence ATGCACATTTGCCTGATTATGGATAACCCGGAAACACCTCGTCATCCGGTGATCGCGCCAGTCTTGAAAGCATTACGTAGCAATCACACGATACGCCTGCTGGATGTGCGCCCACTCACCGGTAAAGAGGCCATTGCGGAGGAGGCACAATACCCGCGAGCGGACCTCTACCTGTTGAAATCGCACGCGCCACAGGCGCTGGAAGTTGCGCGCGCGTTGGAGCAGCAGGGCGCGCTCGTCGTCAATAGCTGGGCCTCCTCAGTAACATGCCAGGATCGCGTTCTGATGGCTCAGCGCATGCGTGAGGCAAACCTGCCCTGGCCGCATACCGTCAGCTTTGAGAGCCTGAAGGCACTTGCTTCAAACACTTCTTTTCTTGCGAAGCTGAGCTTCCCTGTGATCCTTAAAAGTCGTTTCAGCCATCGTGGAGACCTCGTCGCACTGGTTCGCGGCAGGGAGCAATTGGAAGAACTGGCAAACAATTGGAGTGAGGAGCCGGTGGTGCTCCAGGAATACGCCGCCGGCGACGGATGGGATATCAAGCTGTGGGTTATTGACCAGCAGATCTTCGCTGCGCGTCGCCGCACGCCGCTAGAACCGGAGGCATCAAAAGAAGATTTCGTCATTCCAGCAGATGAGCTGCCGGCAGACTGGGCACATATTGCGCTGGAGATCGGTCGCATCTTCAATATGCGCCTCTATGGTGTCGATCTACTGATGACGGCAAAAGGGCCAATCATTGTCGATGTCAACGGCTTTCCCGGTTTTCGTGGCGTCCCTGGGGCCGACCGCGCCCTGGTCAAGCTGGTGGAAAAGCTGGTTCAATCAACTGTTTCTATTATAGATTTGCCGGGTATTGTTATTAGCCTTTTTGAGCGCGCTCACCAGCCTCTATCATCAGAACCTGGCAAGCAGGTGGGATTATTTGTGCGCTACCTGCGTCGTAAACCGGCACGCGGACTGGCGGTAATCTATGCGGTTGATAAGCCGGGATACCGCGGCGCCGGGCATACACAGGACCCGCAACGGTTAGTCAGCCTGACGCTGGACGAAAAAGCACTGGATGGCGCGTATATTCGTTTTGATAGGGGTGAGGCACAGGAAGCAGCGCTAGAAGTGCAACCATCGGGTGTGCTGCGCGCCGAGGAACTGGGTCTATCGGTTCAGGCTTTCCCGGCAGACAACGGATTGCCCGCGCTGGCAGCAAGTTGCGATACGAGTCAGGAAGGCCCGGTATTTGCCGCACTCCAGCAAGCAGCGCGAACACTGCTTGAAGATAATGATTGGCGGCTTGTGAATGCGAGGGCGGAGGCAGTGCGCTATAAGCCGGCCAGCCGCTGCGTGGTGCGCTACCATCTTACGCTGGCACAGGGGGAGGAACTCCGGCAGATGATTCTCTACGGCAAAGTATACGCTGACCCACAGCAGGCTCAGGCTGTGCAGGCATTGCAGCAGCGGCTCTATGATGAGCAAGTGGCTATGCCTGGCAACCGCACAGCCGGCCAGGAATTGCGGTCGCCTATACTGCCACGACCACTTGGGCTGCTTGCCGACCTGGGTATCACATTGAATGAAGCCATACAACCTGCTGATCCGCAGGAGCGAGCTATCACCGGAACGCAGGCAATGCAGCCCGCCATCGAACGCGGACAAGGTGGCGAAATCGTTGCCATCACGATTCCCGTCGAAGAACTGCGTATGACGGCGATTGCGTTGGCTCGCCTGCACAACAGCGCAGTGCGAGCGAATGAAACCGGACCACGCAGGGGTTCCAAAGAAGCCAGGCGCGCCCGCGAGCGAGCCGCGCTCATCGCCGCTCATAACCCCGCGCAGGCCGAAGTAGTGCAGCAACTCGCGGAGCAACTGGCGAGCGGACTGGAAATGCTCGAACCAGATATGTATCGACCGGCACACGGGGGCTTTAAGCCGAGCCAGCTGCTCTTCCACAGCCACCAGGTGTTCGTGGTTGACTTTGATGGTTTCTGCCTGGCGGATGCTGCGCTGGACGTTGGCTATTTTCTGGCCTACCTGCGCCCAAACGGACTCTGGTACAGGCGTGCCGGCATGCGCGAATGGTTCGAGGCGGCAAGTCACGAATTTGTCTCAACCTACGCGCAAGCTATGCGCGATCTGGACACATCAGAGGAAGCTATCCAGGGTATTCTCGAGCGCTCCCAGCTCTATGAAGCCGCGCTCATCTTCAAAATCGCTACCCGGCGTGTCAATCGCCTTAATAGCCCGCGACCCAAAGAACTGTCTGCCATGCTTGATGAGATCGCGGCATGCCTCTCAACTAACTTCAGGAGGATGTAA